In Pelmatolapia mariae isolate MD_Pm_ZW linkage group LG13, Pm_UMD_F_2, whole genome shotgun sequence, a genomic segment contains:
- the LOC134640083 gene encoding peroxisomal membrane protein PEX13-like, with amino-acid sequence MGEFASTDLGLATGSSTPAGSSVLPRMAPPVPPRQVQQSYRPSNSSFSPLTASMGAPSVVATAWEDTDTHLTLKTSPPADTNWASEEDDHVVARGEYDLTAASQEELSMRAGEMLNLAPKELQPRVRGWLLASVDGETTCSSQPTTLRSSAREETAGPQI; translated from the exons ATGGGGGAGTTTGC ATCTACAGATTTGGGATTAGCTACAGGCTCCTCCACCCCTGCTGGCTCTTCTGTCCTGCCCAGGATGGCGCCCCCGGTGCCCCCTCGTCAGGTCCAGCAGTCCTACCGTCCATCCAACAGCTCCTTCTCCCCTCTTACAGCCTCTATGGGAGCTCCATCTGTGGTGGCTACAGCCTGGgaggatacagacacacacctcaCCTTGAAGACGTCCCCCCCAGCAG ACACTAACTGGGCGAGCGAGGAGGACGACCACGTGGTGGCCAGAGGAGAATATGACTTGACAGCTGCTTCTCAGGAGGAGCTTTCTATGCGAGCTGGAGAGATGCTCAACCTCGCTCCTAAAG AGCTACAGCCCCGTGTGCGTGGCTGGCTCCTGGCCAGTGTGGACGGTGAGACCACATGCTCGTCCCAGCCAACTACGTTAAGATCCTCAGCAAGAGAAGAGACCGCCGGGCCACAGATATGA